The nucleotide window ATCTTCGGCATCCGCTCGAACATCGGGCGTGGCGACAACGCactcgtcgacgccgccaccgtaTGCCCTCGTGATGGACTCGCTGGTACGCCGCTACCGCGCAGAGGAGGACCGCCTTAGCCAGTGGCGGCAAGGTGGTGGGCGCGTCCGCGCCTCTACCGCATTCCGGCACAGCGAtgtgcagccgcggcggaaTCCGAGGGGTGCTgtggaaggggaggagcGCACTCACGCAGACTTGCGCGGAAGTCCTCGGCGCGTCCTGAGCGGCCACAGAAGTAGAGCTGCAGAGAGTGGTCTTCGAGGGGTGCTGACAAGCGCTGCCCAACGCACCGCCCTCGTGCGGGCTGTGCAGGCCtggtggaggagcagaagAGAGCTACAACGAATGTCAAGCAAGGCGGGCAAGCCATTCTATCCAGCGCCGCTATCGGCTTTCCCATCTGTGGTTGCAAGCGCGGAGATGCAGCACCCCAGTTACACGAcggccgcagcagtgcctgCTGCCCCTCCTGTTGCTCCGCCTgtgtcgtcgctgtcgtggTTGGACACAGCTGGCCGCAGCATACTTGgtcgtctctctcactcGCTGTCCTTGTCCAGTGACCGGGGAAAGTCGGTTAGGTTGGAGCTCCTGCGGCCGGCTGACGCTGCTCAGCCACGTGGTGCGCGCAGAGATTACCAAGACGGCACAGTCGACGACAGCGTGATGGAGGGCCAGCAGGCACAGGGAGCAGAGATGGCTGAGATGACTGCAGAGGCGGTGCCAATGGGTGTGGCCACGCCTGCCTTGTCGCCGTCTCGCACGAGGAGCGAAGCTCTTCTGGGGCATCCTCGCGAGAGTGCACGTCAGCAAGCCGGCGCGGGTGGCAGGGGCGGAGCCCTCCATCGTTGGCAAGTCGACAGTGAGGAGGGAGACTTGGACACCTCCACAGCTTCTTCGACGTGCTCGAGTCGGGGTAGCCGCGTGGGTAGTGGAGACAGAGACGCTATTCAGAGCACTGAAGCTGCGGGCAATCCGAATCACAGACAGGAGGCAGGGTGGACGGGCCGGCACGAGAATGGTGGCAGCTTCACGTTCTCGTGGATTGGCGGCCTCCGCAGGCGCCCCTTGGGCGGGGCCGTGACTGCATCATCAGACGCCCCGAAGGACTCCTTCCGAAGCACGTCGCGCCTGCTGGCGCggtcgcgtgcgcgcctcgtGCGGTGGCTGCGTCGACGGAAGCGTCTTGAGGGAGCGAAGCGGTCACTGCGTGATGTGGGCGTGTGCCCAAAGccgacgacagcggtggaTGCGGAGCACTTCGATGCGTCCTCGTGCGCACGACACTcggccgccgctcctccgccgttCTCGACTGCGTCTGAGTTGTatcggcgcgctgctgacgccgcaccgtcgccgtgggaatcggcgctgccaccgacGTGGGCAGACTGGAGTGACGGTGGCAAGATGCTCAGGGATAGAGAGGTGACTCAGGATGCTACGGCTGCTGCTAAGCGAACTACTCGCGCACAcgtgctggagcagctgagAGCCGCGATTGCGGCAGGgacggcggcgtgcagggCACAGCAGGGAGGGCTggtggcgcggcagacgACATCGGAGGTGCAGTCGTCGAGTGGTGAACAGCCGGTGCTTTCTCTGGCTGCTCAGCGAACGCGTGAGCACGCCGACGATCTAGCGCGCCTCACTGAGAGTCTGGGGATGCTCACGCAAGTCGACGGGGGAGCACCCGAAGGCTCTGGCAGTGACATCCGTGCCCACAGGGCCCACAGCCCCGAGGACGTGAAGCGTGCATCTCCGATGATTCCGGACCCGGAGCAGAACGTGCCAGCTGCACTGTCACATCCTTCAGCATGCGCGGCAACGAGCTCTGCACTGCCCGCGTGGTCTTCATCTTGTGCGCATGTCTCGTCGATCATCTCCGccgggcagcaccgccgatCTTACCACGGCAATGCACGGGATGTtcgtggtgcagcgccgtTCACGCGTGACGGGAAGAGCTGTGTGCATGATGTAGCAGCAGAGGCCGCAGTAGATGCGTTTCGAAGTCTGGTGACGGACACTACGCACACTCCGCGCGATGTTGCAGTGCGGGCGGTGTACGAGGCCATCATGAGTGAGGTATGCGTCCCCCTTGTGCAGCGCGATGTGAAGCACACCATGGATGTGAGCAGTAGCGCGGCAGATCGTGCGCTGACGCAGTGGATTGAGCGACAGCTTATGCTGGAGTtgacgcagccgcacgcaAGGAAGGTGCAGGCGACAGCGTTGCGTGACGGCTCTGCCGTGCCCTCGGCGGCGATGTTGCAGCCGCTCATCTGCACTGGTGTTATGCGACACATCCGCAGTGGTGTGCCAGTGTCGCTCGAGCACCTGCGTCTGGACGACGCTGATCGCCAAGTACTCGAATCCGTCTACGCGCGCGGTGCGAGCAACGCCATTGCAGTGAAGTTCGACACTGGGGGCTACGAGATCAGCTACAGGCAGCTCGCCTCTTTGGGCCCCCGGTCGTGGCTGAACGACCAGGTCATCAACAACtacctgcagctgctgtgcgtggAGGCTGAAGGTGCGGCCACCGCATCTTTGCCCGCAGCCCGATGCCGCCACCGTATCGCGTCGCTGGGCACGCACTTCTACACGAAGGTGGAATCCGAACTGGGCCAGAGCGTGGGCGGTTTTCGCAGCCCTCCACCacgcctgccgcagctcggCTCTAGCAGCGCCGTTTTCCGCTGGCTCCGCCATCGCAAGCAATTGCTAGAGCCGTACAGCCCCTCCGATCCGCGtagcgtgcgtgcggtgctTGTGCCCGT belongs to Leishmania mexicana MHOM/GT/2001/U1103 complete genome, chromosome 26 and includes:
- a CDS encoding cysteine peptidase, Clan CA, family C48,putative, which codes for MNLQPSTCHHRAAEGASPNSSSSLSFAATADIAVELRPAPQSTSGDVLQSLTPSISSSASSATADTQAHDPAAQPGPVPSRPNAVGGPVRSPTIQPPPNMVLSRHLHHRHSHLLPRSSASTAAPAQTADGQLQGLAPASSASARTSGVATTHSSTPPPYALVMDSLVRRYRAEEDRLSQWRQGGGRVRASTAFRHSDVQPRRNPRGAVEGEERTHADLRGSPRRVLSGHRSRAAESGLRGVLTSAAQRTALVRAVQAWWRSRRELQRMSSKAGKPFYPAPLSAFPSVVASAEMQHPSYTTAAAVPAAPPVAPPVSSLSWLDTAGRSILGRLSHSLSLSSDRGKSVRLELLRPADAAQPRGARRDYQDGTVDDSVMEGQQAQGAEMAEMTAEAVPMGVATPALSPSRTRSEALLGHPRESARQQAGAGGRGGALHRWQVDSEEGDLDTSTASSTCSSRGSRVGSGDRDAIQSTEAAGNPNHRQEAGWTGRHENGGSFTFSWIGGLRRRPLGGAVTASSDAPKDSFRSTSRLLARSRARLVRWLRRRKRLEGAKRSLRDVGVCPKPTTAVDAEHFDASSCARHSAAAPPPFSTASELYRRAADAAPSPWESALPPTWADWSDGGKMLRDREVTQDATAAAKRTTRAHVLEQLRAAIAAGTAACRAQQGGLVARQTTSEVQSSSGEQPVLSLAAQRTREHADDLARLTESLGMLTQVDGGAPEGSGSDIRAHRAHSPEDVKRASPMIPDPEQNVPAALSHPSACAATSSALPAWSSSCAHVSSIISAGQHRRSYHGNARDVRGAAPFTRDGKSCVHDVAAEAAVDAFRSLVTDTTHTPRDVAVRAVYEAIMSEVCVPLVQRDVKHTMDVSSSAADRALTQWIERQLMLELTQPHARKVQATALRDGSAVPSAAMLQPLICTGVMRHIRSGVPVSLEHLRLDDADRQVLESVYARGASNAIAVKFDTGGYEISYRQLASLGPRSWLNDQVINNYLQLLCVEAEGAATASLPAARCRHRIASLGTHFYTKVESELGQSVGGFRSPPPRLPQLGSSSAVFRWLRHRKQLLEPYSPSDPRSVRAVLVPVNIEAQHWALAVLHCADNRWVMYDSMSRSDRARQRGAVILAHLSHAWRECKRHFGLVNTEDTHAAAAAVAAQDSPSSAAPQPSPWVSACVVAAPYVPFADTLLTEGGSTAVSPLDSLQPYGSLDELHRAAKRMRHQEERLMEQAAQKALRGVSDAGGVGAALAVRAAPTPPTPSRSLTAATALPAGQLSDTEVEWFTGGFDHIPQQANGNDCGVFVCQVAWCIAQGVAVGFTQSDVTRLREIILLELLSKRLLRRYPTANTSSSSGV